A genome region from Hippopotamus amphibius kiboko isolate mHipAmp2 chromosome 1, mHipAmp2.hap2, whole genome shotgun sequence includes the following:
- the KCNA10 gene encoding potassium voltage-gated channel subfamily A member 10 translates to MDVSGWKEMEVALVNFDNSDEIQEEPGYATDFDATTPKGRPGSSPFSNWKILISDSTNRETAFSKLPGEYVDSPGPEPVVLNEGNQRVIINIAGLRFETQLRTLNQFPETLLGDREKRMQFFDSMRNEYFFDRNRPSFDGILYYYQSGGKIRRPANVPIDVFADEISFYELGSEAMDQFREDEGFLKDPDTLLPTNDIHRQFWLLFEYPESSSAARGVAVVSVLVVVISITIFCLETLPEFREDRELKVVRDPSLNMSKTVLAHTMFTDPFFMVESSCVLWFTFELVLRFVVCPSKADFFRNLMNIIDIISIIPYFATLITELVQETEPSAQQNMSLAILRIIRLVRVFRIFKLSRHSKGLQILGQTLKASMRELGLLIFFLFIGVILFSSAVYFAEVDEPESHFSSIPDGFWWAVVTMTTVGYGDMCPTTPGGKIVGTLCAIAGVLTIALPVPVIVSNFNYFYHRETENEERQNIPGEVDKIINSVCSRTGSTDSLSKTNCGCSAQKSGK, encoded by the coding sequence ACAGACTTTGACGCAACCACCCCGAAAGGCCGGCCTGGGAGCAGCCCCTTCTCCAACTGGAAGATCCTCATCAGTGACAGCACCAACCGCGAGACGGCCTTCTCCAAGCTCCCGGGAGAATATGTCGATTCCCCAGGCCCTGAGCCAGTGGTCTTGAATGAAGGAAACCAGCGGGTGATCATCAACATTGCTGGGCTGAGGTTTGAGACCCAGCTCAGAACCCTCAATCAGTTCCCAGAGACCCTCCTGGGAGACAGGGAGAAAAGGATGCAGTTCTTTGACTCCATgagaaatgaatatttctttGACAGGAACAGGCCTAGTTTTGATGGAATCCTATATTATTACCAATCTGGTGGGAAAATCCGGCGCCCAGCCAATGTCCCTATTGACGTTTTTGCGGATGAGATCTCCTTCTATGAACTGGGCAGTGAGGCCATGGACCAGTTCCGAGAGGATGAAGGCTTCCTCAAAGATCCCGACACATTGCTCCCCACCAATGACATCCACCGGCAGTTCTGGCTCCTCTTCGAGTACCCCGAGAGCTCCAGCGCTGCCCGTGGTGTGGCTGTGGTCTCCGTCCTGGTCGTAGTCATTTCCATCACCATCTTCTGCCTGGAGACACTTCCCGAGTTCCGAGAGGATAGGGAGCTGAAGGTGGTGAGAGACCCCAGCCTCAACATGAGCAAGACCGTCCTCGCCCACACCATGTTCACTGACCCTTTCTTCATGGTGGAGTCCAGCTGCGTCCTGTGGTTCACCTTCGAGCTGGTGCTCCGGTTCGTGGTCTGCCCCAGCAAGGCTGACTTCTTCAGGAACCTCATGAACATCATCGACATCATCTCCATCATCCCCTACTTTGCCACCCTCATCACGGAGCTGGTCCAGGAGACAGAGCCGAGCGCCCAGCAGAACATGTCCCTGGCCATCCTGAGGATCATCCGGCTGGTGAGGGTCTTCCGCATCTTCAAGCTCTCCCGCCACTCCAAGGGGCTGCAGATCCTGGGGCAGACGCTGAAGGCGTCCATGCGGGAGTTGGGGCTgctcatcttcttcctcttcattggCGTCATCCTCTTCTCCAGCGCGGTCTACTTTGCTGAGGTGGATGAGCCAGAGTCCCATTTCTCTAGCATTCCTGATGGCTTTTGGTGGGCAGTGGTCACCATGACAACTGTGGGCTATGGGGACATGTGCCCGACCACCCCAGGGGGGAAAATCGTGGGCACGCTGTGCGCCATCGCAGGGGTCCTCACCATTGCCCTCCCTGTGCCTGTCATTGTCTCCAACTTTAACTACTTCTACCATCGGGAGACTGAGAATGAGGAGAGGCAGAACATCCCAGGAGAAGTCGACAAAATCATCAATAGTGTGTGCTCAAGAACGGGCAGCACAGACTCTCTTAGCAAGACCAACTGCGGCTGCTCTGCGCAGAAGTCAGGGAAGTGA